One region of Phragmites australis chromosome 18, lpPhrAust1.1, whole genome shotgun sequence genomic DNA includes:
- the LOC133898982 gene encoding MADS-box transcription factor 7-like, whose product MGRGRVELKRIENKINRQVTFAKRRNGLLKKAYELSVLCDAEVALIIFSNRGKLYEFCSTQSGMPKTLEKYQKCSSHAGPETAIQNRENEQLKSSRNEYLKLKARVENLQRTQRNLLGEDLDSLGIKELEHLEKQLDSSLKHIRSTRTQHMVDQLTELQRREQMFSEANKCLRRKLEESNQVIWQQAWEHGERQPEVQQQQLHSDNGFFHPLDAAGEPTLQLGYPTEALTSLCMTTFLPPWLP is encoded by the exons ATGGGGAGGGGGCGGGTGGAGCTGAAGCGGATCGAGAACAAGATCAACCGGCAGGTGACCTTCGCCAAGCGCCGCAACGGACTGCTCAAGAAGGCGTACGAGCTCTCCGTGCTCTGCGACGCCGAGGTCGCGCTCATCATCTTCTCCAACCGCGGCAAGCTCTACGAGTTCTGCAGCACGCAGAG TGG CATGCCGAAAACACTTGAAAAGTATCAAAAATGCAGCAGCCATGCAGGGCCTGAAACAGCtatacaaaatagagaaaatgag CAATTGAAAAGCAGCCGCAATGAGTACCTCAAACTGAAGGCACGTGTTGAAAACTTACAGCGAACTCAAAG GAATTTGCTCGGTGAAGATCTTGATTCATTAGGAATAAAGGAGCTCGAGCACCTCGAGAAGCAACTTGATTCATCCTTGAAGCACATAAGATCTACAAGG ACACAGCACATGGTTGACCAACTGACAGAACTTCAGAGAAGG GAACAAATGTTTTCTGAAGCAAATAAGTGTCTCCGAAGAAAA CTGGAGGAGAGTAATCAGGTTATCTGGCAGCAAGCGTGGGAGCATGGCGAGCGGCAGCCCGaagtgcagcagcagcagctgcacaGTGACAACGGATTCTTCCATCCCCTCGATGCTGCTGGTGAACCCACCCTTCAGCTAGG GTACCCTACTGAGGCCCTGACTAGCTTATGCATGACTACCTTCCTGCCCCCATGGTTGCCATGA